The Pseudanabaena sp. BC1403 genomic sequence GTATGTACCTAATAAACCTTCAAGACAGAGATCGGGATATTTTTCTTGCAAATGTAAGACTGTAGTTTTGAGGATGCCTCCACTCACATCGATCGGAATATAACTGAAAGCATCAGGCACAGATTCAGTTAATGAGTTAGCTGCTTTTTGATAAGCACTTAATAAATAATGCGTCTTTGTAGAACTGCCACTACCCAATTCCACTAATTCACAAGAGCCAGTGATAGCGGCTATTTCATCAGCATATTGATTTAAGATCCATGCTTCGGTACGAGTAGGATAGTACTCGGGTAAATCACAAATCTGCTCAAATAATTCGGAACCACGATCATCATAAAAGTACTTTGGTGGAAGACTCTTAGGACTTTGTGTTAATCCTTGAACTACATCATCACCATCTTTGCTAATTGATTGGGTTATAGCTGAATTATGTTGATGGAGGATTTTTAAATGCTTAACTGTCATGCTCGGATTCTCACCTATTTATGTTTATACGATAGATTTTATTGTTTGGATGTATGTCAATAATCGTAGGGGCAATTCATGAATTGCCCCTACGATTTAGGATTGCTATATTCAATCTAAATTTGTGATGGATTGAGTCTTACCATCACCCATGTTACATAAGTCCCGATGGGACTCCAGAGTAAATATGGCATTAATAGCCATCCTGCTAAGCTGGAAATTTGCCAAACTTGGGTCGTTAAAACTAAACCTAAGATAAAACCGATCGCCCCAGAGAACACCCCAGCCCTAACATTGCGTAAACGGGTCATAACTGGAGTGTAGGACAAAATCGCGAATTCAACGATCGCATAACTTGCCATGAGCAACCATGTGCTGAGTGTGGAGGGTTGAGCTTCCCATAGTGCGGCGGCAGAGGTAATGCCGCAAATAAAGATAAAGATCCAGATAAAGGGGATGGCTTTTTCAAAGGTTAGCCATCGAGGGCGACGCAATCGCATAAACCATTTGTAGTCGCTAGGAAAAAGCTTGTTAAATGCAAAGCCTCCTCCAAATGCGGCAGTTCCGATTACTAGCCAAGTAGTTATCATGCTTATCTCCGATCTTCGATCTCGCAACCATCGGCACAACGCCCTTGGCTATTATTTAGATTATTTTCGCGTTCGTTTTGGTATTGTTGCCGTTTTGCCACGATAGTTTTAAGATTGCCTCGACCAGTCAGCAAAAGTCGATAGTCTGCCCAAACGCCATAGAGTAAATCAGCTAAACGTCCAAAAAGTGGGATTTTGGTAATCGCATAGATCCAGCCGATACCGAGAATGTCGTAGGTTTGGCGAAATACTTCGACATTTTGGACAATCTCACCATTAGGTAATACAGCGTGAATCCGACCCATTGCGGTCTCAAAATCTATCCCAGCATTATCGGCAGGGTCGTAATCATCGGCGGCAATATCTACAAAATTAATTAAACCGCGATCGCCATCTTTGCTTTTTAGAAAGTTTACTTCACGCACACATAGAGGACATGCGCCATCATAGAGCAGCTTAATTTTCCAAGTTTGAGCTTTGGTTTCTTTGACGTTTGTCTGCGGAGATAGCATTGGGTTAGTTTTTTGGGTTTAGCCCTATTTTATCGCGATCGCTAATGATCCCAATAAAACCCAAAAATGTTGCGGCGGGCTACGCCCGCCGCAACATTTTTGGGTTTTATTGGCTTGGGTTTGAGCGCAAAGCGCTTTAATCAAACTTTAACTAGAGGCTTTGCATCAGCACGAATAGGAATAGAAATATACATTCCCTCTCTAGCCATTACTGCGCCCGAAAACTTCTCTTGAGCCAGCCGACCAACCTCATCCAAGTAATCATCACTATGCAAAGGATCATGATGAAAAATTACCAGAGTCTTAACATTTGCCGCCTCGGCAACTTTGATCGCTTCTTGCCATGTCGAATGCCCCCAACCAGCTTTTGGACTGATACTCGACCAATATTCCTCATCAGAATAAGTAGCATCCATAATCAATACATCTGCGTTGCGAGCTAGATATACAAGATTTTCATCAACGCGATCGCTTAAATGTTCAGTATCAGTAGCATAAACCGCCACGCGATCGCCACAACTAACTCGATAGCCCGTTGCCTCCCCTGGGTGGTTGAGCATTCCTGACTCGATTGTCACCCCATTACCAAGCTCGATCACGCTGGGAACTTCAACATCAAAAAACTCTAAACATGAAGCCATTATTCGTAATGGCACTGGGAAGTTAGGATGATGCATCTGCTCCGCCAGCCGATCCTCCATCGTTTGTCCTGTCGGCGCAATTTTCCCGAAGATTTTAAATGCATTCCCTTTAATAAAAGCAGGCGTGAAAAAAGGAAATCCTTGAACATGATCCCAATGGCTATGGGTAAAGAAAATACTCGCATTAACTGGCATCTGCTTTAACAAATGCTGACCTAAAACCCGAATCCCAGTTCCCCCGTCAAAAATAATGCGTTCACCTTGACAGCGCATTTCTACACAAGGAGTATTGCCTCCATAGCGTACTGTGGTCGGGCCTGGAGTGGCTATACTGCCACGTACACCCCAAAAATGAATAGAGAACTCGCTGTCAGAAATGGACATTAGCTAACTCATTGTCAGAGAATTTTTAAACCATTGGGGGCAAGTCTGAAAATTTAGAAAATTTTAATAAATTTCTATTTTTAAATTGTTAATCTCAACACTAATTGTGAATATTAAACGTCACTACAAACCTTGCTAATCTTGGTGAGTTTACTACGCTCATCATTGATTGTGTCAATCTATTATCTAGTATGAATAGTATCTAGTACTAATCGCCAGAACTTTAAATCTATACATGTCTGATTTTAGCAGTCACATAGAAAGAACAAGGAAAGTAGGCAACGATTAAAATATCAGAATGCTGTATCAGAATAATTACCCAATCAATCAAATTAGATTAGGGTATATGCTAACTCTATGTATTGCTTTGTGGCTATCAGCTTTTAGTACTAGCTATTGTCTAATAAACACCGTAATACCAAAACATAAAATGGCTTCACCATTTTGTATTTTCAAAACCCTTACTGGGTTTGGTTTTTAATTCACAAAAGTGTCGTCACACTTTTGTGAATTGGTATAAGTAGCTAGACGCAATTAAATATAAAACCCCAAAAGCTGTAGCGCACGCGCAGCGTGCGCTACAGCTTTTGGCTCTGGTTTTTAATTAAGCCCAGCTACTTAAGACTAAGTCTGACAAGTAGATAGACATAAGTAACCAAATTTGTAGGTTTTCAATCCTGCGGGGCGCAAACCTACAAATTTGTGGATGATTTTTTATAAATTTTGGATACAAGTTTGTGACAGTGCCTCAATCAACAGCAACACCTATCTCGCCATCTAGTTTGCAATCTAGCTCCTTAGTCCTGACGATCGCAGGCATGAAGTGCGCGGGTTGTGTAGCAACAGTCGAAAAACGTTTGCTTACCTGTATAGGGGTCAAGGCGGCAAGCGTGAATTTGCTAACCGAAAAAGCAACCGTAATTTATAGCGCTGAAAATTCAGCACAGGAACTAGCACCGCTATTGATTGAGGCGATCGCCAAAGCAGGTTTTTCGGCTGAGTTTATTAGTAAAGGCGTTCGCAAAACTACTCACAATTCTGTATCACAAAATCCTACTAAAAACTCTTGGTTCGGGATTAGTCAAGAAATTGCCATCCCATCATCATTGGTAATTTTAGCGATCGTCGGACATTTGGGCTTGATCGGTGTAGCTGATTTGCCCCTAATTGGCAATATGTATGCCCATTGGGTCGTCTCGACTGTTGCGCTAGGCTGGATTGGGCGACCAATCTGGTGGGACGGGCTGAAATCGCTATGGTATCGCGCCCCAAACATGAACTCCTTGGTGGGCTTGGGAACAGTTTCAGCATATTTAGCCAGCACGATCGCCTTATTTGTACCACAGTTAAACTGGCAATGTTTTTTTGAAGAGCCTGTAATGCTGTTGGGATTTGTATTGCTAGGTCAAGCTTTGTTAGAGCGAGCCAAGGGCAAAGCGTCCAATGCAATTCGAGCTTTGATGGAGTTACAACCCCCTAGCGCCAGATTGTTAGTAAATAGTGCTGATGGCGATCTGCAAGTACCTATGCCTGTGGAAGATCTGCAAGTAGGCGATCGCATCGTAGTTTGGGCAGGGGAAAAAATTCCTGTTGATGGTGAAATTATCGCTGGTAGCTCTAGCGTTGATGAGTCAATGCTGACGGGCGAATCAATGCCAGTTGCTAAGCAATTAGGAGCGCGGGTTACGGGAGCAACCCTAAATTTGACAGGAGCAATTACAGTCCAAGTTTTGCAAACTGGCTCCGAAACGACCTTAGCGCGGATTGTATCGCTAGTGGAATCAGCACAGGCAAGTAAAGCGCCGATTCAGTATTTAGCCGATCGCGTGGCGGGATATTTTGCTTATTCAGTAATGGCGATCGCTGCTTTGACATTTCTGATTTGGTACGGATTGCTCCATGCCGAGATTGTGTTTAGTTTACGATTAGCGATCGCGGTTTTAGTAGTGGCTTGTCCTTGCGCCTTGGGATTAGCAACGCCAACGGCAATCATGGTTGGTACGGGAATCGGGGCAGAAAAAGGCATCTTGATCAAAGGGGGCGCTAGTCTTGAAAAAATCGATCAACTCTCTGCTGTAGTTTTTGATAAGACTGGCACTTTGACCACGGGCAAGCCTGAAGTTACTGATGTTGTCACCAATGACTTAATCGTTTTTGGACGAAAACTCATT encodes the following:
- a CDS encoding thiol-disulfide oxidoreductase DCC family protein, with amino-acid sequence MLSPQTNVKETKAQTWKIKLLYDGACPLCVREVNFLKSKDGDRGLINFVDIAADDYDPADNAGIDFETAMGRIHAVLPNGEIVQNVEVFRQTYDILGIGWIYAITKIPLFGRLADLLYGVWADYRLLLTGRGNLKTIVAKRQQYQNERENNLNNSQGRCADGCEIEDRR
- a CDS encoding MBL fold metallo-hydrolase, which translates into the protein MSISDSEFSIHFWGVRGSIATPGPTTVRYGGNTPCVEMRCQGERIIFDGGTGIRVLGQHLLKQMPVNASIFFTHSHWDHVQGFPFFTPAFIKGNAFKIFGKIAPTGQTMEDRLAEQMHHPNFPVPLRIMASCLEFFDVEVPSVIELGNGVTIESGMLNHPGEATGYRVSCGDRVAVYATDTEHLSDRVDENLVYLARNADVLIMDATYSDEEYWSSISPKAGWGHSTWQEAIKVAEAANVKTLVIFHHDPLHSDDYLDEVGRLAQEKFSGAVMAREGMYISIPIRADAKPLVKV
- a CDS encoding cation-translocating P-type ATPase; amino-acid sequence: MTVPQSTATPISPSSLQSSSLVLTIAGMKCAGCVATVEKRLLTCIGVKAASVNLLTEKATVIYSAENSAQELAPLLIEAIAKAGFSAEFISKGVRKTTHNSVSQNPTKNSWFGISQEIAIPSSLVILAIVGHLGLIGVADLPLIGNMYAHWVVSTVALGWIGRPIWWDGLKSLWYRAPNMNSLVGLGTVSAYLASTIALFVPQLNWQCFFEEPVMLLGFVLLGQALLERAKGKASNAIRALMELQPPSARLLVNSADGDLQVPMPVEDLQVGDRIVVWAGEKIPVDGEIIAGSSSVDESMLTGESMPVAKQLGARVTGATLNLTGAITVQVLQTGSETTLARIVSLVESAQASKAPIQYLADRVAGYFAYSVMAIAALTFLIWYGLLHAEIVFSLRLAIAVLVVACPCALGLATPTAIMVGTGIGAEKGILIKGGASLEKIDQLSAVVFDKTGTLTTGKPEVTDVVTNDLIVFGRKLIEQTTFKSLVEEREVPKSALRILQLAASAEVGANHILGASTIAKAEELNIELLPTQSSQIVAGCGVEAMLTTGETILVGNRAWLQEQHVKISSEMLERSQNLAEFGKTPIFIAVDSQLVGIIAMRDRLKPEAAEVVRQIEAMGLQVWMLTGDRQETANAIANQLGIPSERAIAEVKPDGKADAVMKLLAEGQRVAMIGDGVNDAPALASATVGIALSSGTDVAMETADIVLMRHDISDIVPAIQLSRATFSKIRQNLFWAFAYNTLAIPVAAGILYPSFGISLNPTIAGLAMAFSSVSVVLSSLSLRSRRK
- a CDS encoding TspO/MBR family protein — protein: MITTWLVIGTAAFGGGFAFNKLFPSDYKWFMRLRRPRWLTFEKAIPFIWIFIFICGITSAAALWEAQPSTLSTWLLMASYAIVEFAILSYTPVMTRLRNVRAGVFSGAIGFILGLVLTTQVWQISSLAGWLLMPYLLWSPIGTYVTWVMVRLNPSQI